The genomic interval AAACTTCTACCGGTTTTTCAACAGGCGGTGCGGTGAAAGATGATGTGCGTCTTATGCGTCGAGTGGTTGGTGATAAAATTGGTGTAAAAGCGGCCGGTGGTATTCGCTCAGAAGAGGATGTTAAACTTATGTTGGAGGCAGGAGCGAACCGTATTGGAACAAGCAATGGGGTAAATATCGTGCAGAAGAGTCTTGTAGCCGGAAAGTAAAAATGATTTTTTGACAGACGATACAAAAAGTTAGAATAGTAATTTTTTGTATCGTCTGTTTTATTTTTAGAAAACGAAAAAATAATGCGTTTCCCCTTGAATTTGGAAAAATAATAGTGTATTATACTAAATAGTAATGTTATTAATTAAGATATTACGTATTTGAAAACTTGGGGGAAGATAAAATGCGATTGAGATGGATTCAAATTATGGCCGCAATTATGGTCAGTGCGTTGGTTTTGGTTGGATGTGGGATGAATAATACAAGTGAAAAAACAAGTAAGGATAAACAAAAATTCAACATTGTTACATCTTTTTATCCGATGTACATAGCAACAATCAATGTAACAAAAGGTGTGGAAGGGGTCGAAGTCAAGAATATGACGAAACCTCAAACTGGGTGTTTACATGATTATCAATTAACACCGGAAGATTTAAAGACATTAGAGAATGCAAATGCTTTTGTTGTAAATGGTGCAGGGATGGAAGCATTTTTAGATAAAGTAGTTAAACAGCAAGCCGATTTAAAAATTGTTGATGCAAGTAAAGGCATTACTCTTTTAAAAGAAGGCGATGAGGAGAATCCACATGTGTGGGTTAGTGTGAGCGATGCAATTCAACAAGTGAATCAGATTGCAGATCAGTTAGCAGCAATTGATCAGGTACATGCGGCGCAGTATAAACAAAATGCCGCGGAATATGTTAAAAAATTAGAAGCATTAAAAACGCAGATGCATAAACAAATTGATTCGCTGCCAAATAAGAATATCGTTACATTCCATGAGGCTTTCCCTTATTTCGCTAAAGAATTTAATTTAAATATTGTGTCTGTTATCGAGCGTGAACCGGGAACGGAGCCTTCGCCAAAAGAATTGGAAGAAACGATTGCAAAGATCAAAGAGTTAAATATAAAAGCTCTGTTTGCTGAACCACAATATCCGGCTGGTGCAGCTGAAACAATCTCAAAAGAAACGGGTGCAAAGGTCTATACATTAGATCCAGTGGTAACGGGAGAAGCAACACCGGATTCTTATGATGCTTATATCCAAACGATGAAGAAAAATGCGGAAGTTTTAGAAACCGCCTTAAAATAATATAAAGTTGTAGTTTTATTTCATAAAAGGTATATGAATTGAGATGATTTGAAAAAATAGGGCAGATAGCCCTATTTTTTTTTCAATTGATATTGCAAAAAGTCAAAAAGTCAAATATAATAACAATTAAAGGAAAAGTCAAAAAATCAAAATCATTTAGTAGGTGGTAGAATTGAGTAATATAGCGGATTTAATAGAAGAATATATTCTACGGCGGTTATCGAGAGAGCAAGATAGTAAAGTAGAATTACGAAGGACTGAAATTGCAGATGAAATAGACTGTGCCCCTTCGCAGATCAGCTATGTATTGAATACAAGATTTACGATAGCAAAAGGATTCACGGTTGAATCCAGACGAGGTCTAGGGGGATTTATTCGTATCACCCGAGTGCCGTTGCAAAATATAATATATCAAGATATATTGAATAAAATAAATGAAGAGACTTCGCTAGAAGATATCAAAGTGATTGTTAGATATTTGGTACAGCATGGTTTTATTGCAAATCGTGAGGCTGCGATATTGTTTCAAGTTGTACCTTTTATTTTTGCAAAAATGGAGGAAAAAGAAAGAATCGATTTTCTGCATACTATTTTTTTGACTTTGGCCAATTTTTCTTAAGGGGGAATAGAAATTGTTATGTGATGATTGCAAAAAAAATCAAGCCTGTGTTCATCTTACGCAAATTACGCACACGCAAAAAATAGATAAACATTTATGCGAGGAGTGTGCCAAAAAATATGGAGAGCTGATTTTTAACATAGATCAAAAATTTTCAGTCAATGATTTTTTAGCTGGAATGTTTAATAATGGTTTGGTAGAAGTAGATAATTCTCAAATGAAAGAGATGACTTGTCCGAATTGTGGAATGACATATAGTGATTTCAGTCGCACCGGCAAAATTGGCTGCAGTATTTGTTATGCAACATTTGCTAAAAAGCTAGAGCCATTGCTTCGTCGGATTCATGGAGCAAGCAGCCATATAGGTAAATTTCCTAAACGTTCAGGCGGAAAGCTTGGCTTAAAACAAAGAATTAAGCAAATGCGTAATACATTAACAACGCATGTTGCCAATGAAGAATATGAGCAAGCTGCAAAGCTGCGGGATACAATTAAAGAACTTGAGAAAGAACTTCATGAGGATGTCGAATAGGGGGTTTAGAGATATGTCACAGGAAGAATTATTCGTGAAACCGCTTACGTTGTGGATGGATGGAAGTGGTACAGATAGTGATATTGTACTGTCTAGTCGTGTTCGTTTGGCGAGAAATATAGCGGGGATTCCTTTCCCAAATAGAGCAAATTTAGCACAGTTAGCAAAAGTCGAAACTTCTGTTCAAGATGTGATTGAGGAGTTAGAAGAATCGACGGGAAAATCATATAAAAGTATTTCGATTGATAAATTGAGTACATTGGAACGCAATGTCTTAATTGAAAAACACATGATTAGCAATAATCATATTATAAATCCTGAAAATCGTTTAGTGCTTGTTAGTGCAGATGATAGGATTAGTATTATGGTCAATGAAGAAGATCATTTGCGTATTCAATGCATGGTGTCAGGACTCGATTTAGGAAAAACACTTGAAATGGCAAATAAAATTGACGATACAGTGGAATCGAAGCTTGATATAGCTTTTACAGAAGATATGGGATATTTAACATCGTGTCCGACAAATTTAGGTACAGGTCTTCGGGCTTCTGTGATGGTACATTTACCGGGACTGGTTTTTACACGGCAAATTAATAAGATTATGAATGCTTCTACTCAATTAGGATTAGCTGTTCGAGGCTTGTATGGTGAAGGTAGTGAAGTGATTGGAAATATTTTTCAAATATCAAATCAGTTAACTTTAGGATTTAGTGAACAGGAAATTGTAGATAATCTAACGAGTGCTGTTTTAGAGATTATGACCCATGAAAAAGCGGCACGAAAAGCCTTATATGCACAGGCACCTGATGTTGTGAGTGATAAAGTTTGGCGATCTTACGGGGTTTTAAAATATGCGAGAACGATTTCAGGTAACGAGGCGCTCGCATTGCTGAGTGAAGTACGAATGGGGATTGATTTGAATATTATTCATAATGTTCCTCCAAGTATATTTAATGAATTATTGGTTTCAAGTCGGAGTAATTACTTGCAAAATTTAAAGAATAATGGGAATTTATCACCGGGTGAGATTGATAAACAAAGAGCGGAAATGATTCGGAAAGTGTTAACAGCTGATACGATA from Massilibacillus massiliensis carries:
- a CDS encoding metal ABC transporter substrate-binding protein, which translates into the protein MRLRWIQIMAAIMVSALVLVGCGMNNTSEKTSKDKQKFNIVTSFYPMYIATINVTKGVEGVEVKNMTKPQTGCLHDYQLTPEDLKTLENANAFVVNGAGMEAFLDKVVKQQADLKIVDASKGITLLKEGDEENPHVWVSVSDAIQQVNQIADQLAAIDQVHAAQYKQNAAEYVKKLEALKTQMHKQIDSLPNKNIVTFHEAFPYFAKEFNLNIVSVIEREPGTEPSPKELEETIAKIKELNIKALFAEPQYPAGAAETISKETGAKVYTLDPVVTGEATPDSYDAYIQTMKKNAEVLETALK
- a CDS encoding CtsR family transcriptional regulator, which codes for MSNIADLIEEYILRRLSREQDSKVELRRTEIADEIDCAPSQISYVLNTRFTIAKGFTVESRRGLGGFIRITRVPLQNIIYQDILNKINEETSLEDIKVIVRYLVQHGFIANREAAILFQVVPFIFAKMEEKERIDFLHTIFLTLANFS
- a CDS encoding UvrB/UvrC motif-containing protein gives rise to the protein MLCDDCKKNQACVHLTQITHTQKIDKHLCEECAKKYGELIFNIDQKFSVNDFLAGMFNNGLVEVDNSQMKEMTCPNCGMTYSDFSRTGKIGCSICYATFAKKLEPLLRRIHGASSHIGKFPKRSGGKLGLKQRIKQMRNTLTTHVANEEYEQAAKLRDTIKELEKELHEDVE
- a CDS encoding protein arginine kinase, with translation MSQEELFVKPLTLWMDGSGTDSDIVLSSRVRLARNIAGIPFPNRANLAQLAKVETSVQDVIEELEESTGKSYKSISIDKLSTLERNVLIEKHMISNNHIINPENRLVLVSADDRISIMVNEEDHLRIQCMVSGLDLGKTLEMANKIDDTVESKLDIAFTEDMGYLTSCPTNLGTGLRASVMVHLPGLVFTRQINKIMNASTQLGLAVRGLYGEGSEVIGNIFQISNQLTLGFSEQEIVDNLTSAVLEIMTHEKAARKALYAQAPDVVSDKVWRSYGVLKYARTISGNEALALLSEVRMGIDLNIIHNVPPSIFNELLVSSRSNYLQNLKNNGNLSPGEIDKQRAEMIRKVLTADTINKGVDSL